A genomic window from Dehalococcoidia bacterium includes:
- a CDS encoding rubrerythrin family protein: MSKSTENLETAFAGESQANRKYLFFAEQADKEGHRQIARLFRAAAEAETVHARKHLTVLEGIRSTGDNLQAAVGGEHYEFTEMYPEFIRQAEAEGESKARTSFDLANQVEKVHHVLFKAALDMLEKKQAPEDKTFYVCQVCGYTVEGEAPDKCPICGAPKVKFKPVD, translated from the coding sequence ATGAGCAAGAGCACTGAAAACCTGGAAACCGCTTTTGCCGGGGAAAGCCAGGCCAACCGCAAGTACCTGTTCTTCGCTGAGCAGGCTGACAAGGAGGGCCACAGGCAGATAGCGCGGCTGTTCCGCGCCGCGGCGGAAGCAGAGACGGTTCACGCCCGCAAGCACCTTACTGTCCTGGAGGGGATAAGGTCCACCGGGGACAACCTGCAGGCGGCCGTCGGCGGCGAGCACTACGAGTTCACCGAGATGTATCCCGAATTTATACGTCAGGCAGAGGCCGAAGGGGAGAGCAAAGCGAGAACCAGCTTCGACCTGGCGAACCAGGTCGAGAAGGTCCACCACGTTTTATTCAAGGCCGCCCTCGATATGCTGGAGAAAAAGCAGGCCCCAGAGGATAAAACCTTCTACGTTTGCCAGGTGTGCGGCTACACTGTGGAGGGTGAGGCGCCGGATAAATGCCCCATCTGCGGTGCGCCCAAGGTAAAGTTCAAGCCCGTGGATTAG
- the msrB gene encoding peptide-methionine (R)-S-oxide reductase MsrB: MPDRIVKSDAEWRQLLTTEQYEVARKKGTELAFTGKYYNFKEKGTYQCACCGNELFSSETKYDSGTGWPSFWAPLSEQNITTETDTSAGMIRTEVMCQRCGAHLGHLFNDGPSPTGLRFCLNSISMKFAAGMGK; this comes from the coding sequence ATGCCTGATAGGATAGTAAAAAGCGATGCGGAGTGGAGGCAGCTTCTTACAACGGAGCAATATGAGGTTGCCCGAAAAAAAGGAACCGAACTAGCTTTTACCGGCAAGTACTACAACTTTAAGGAAAAAGGCACATATCAATGTGCCTGTTGCGGTAACGAGCTATTCAGCTCCGAGACCAAGTACGATTCGGGAACAGGTTGGCCAAGCTTCTGGGCGCCACTCTCAGAGCAAAACATTACGACAGAGACAGATACCAGTGCCGGTATGATAAGGACCGAAGTAATGTGCCAAAGGTGCGGTGCACACCTGGGACACCTATTTAATGACGGCCCCTCACCAACCGGGCTTCGCTTCTGCCTCAATTCGATCTCTATGAAGTTCGCTGCGGGTATGGGGAAATAG
- a CDS encoding IS1595 family transposase produces the protein MNKKNGTKQEINLITLVERYHNEDKCRAYLEELRWPNGVACPRCGSVSISRIQKPRVFDCNSCRYQFSVTSGTIFHDSHLPLWKWFATMYMMIESKKGISANQVKRTIGVSYKTAWYLCHRIRNAMSDGTPNPLKGIVEVDETYVGGKTKGMGHGFKGNKTIVVGATERGGEARLQVIDDNGRKTLHQFIRENTAPNTEAIYTDDWPAYKGITDQDTRHETVNHSAEEWVRGDVHTNSVEGVWSLLKRSIVGSYHKVSVKHLDAYLDELEWRFNNRENPYLFRDTLLKLINSENITYEKLTT, from the coding sequence ATGAACAAAAAGAATGGAACAAAACAAGAGATAAACCTGATAACACTTGTAGAGCGATACCACAACGAAGATAAGTGCCGAGCTTACCTTGAGGAACTACGCTGGCCGAATGGTGTTGCTTGTCCTCGCTGTGGTTCAGTGAGCATATCGAGGATACAAAAACCCCGCGTCTTTGACTGTAATTCATGTCGCTATCAATTCTCCGTTACTTCGGGAACTATCTTTCACGATTCCCACCTTCCTTTGTGGAAGTGGTTTGCTACTATGTATATGATGATAGAGTCTAAGAAGGGTATCTCTGCTAATCAGGTTAAGAGGACTATTGGAGTATCCTATAAGACAGCCTGGTATCTCTGTCACCGGATAAGAAACGCTATGTCTGACGGAACACCAAATCCGCTTAAGGGTATTGTAGAAGTTGATGAGACCTATGTGGGTGGCAAAACTAAGGGAATGGGTCACGGCTTTAAGGGCAATAAGACTATTGTTGTTGGTGCTACTGAGCGTGGCGGCGAAGCTAGGCTTCAAGTGATCGATGATAATGGGCGCAAGACGCTTCACCAGTTTATTCGAGAGAATACGGCACCCAATACTGAAGCTATCTACACTGACGATTGGCCTGCTTATAAGGGAATCACTGACCAGGATACGAGGCATGAAACGGTCAACCATAGTGCCGAGGAATGGGTGAGAGGCGATGTCCATACCAACTCCGTAGAAGGTGTCTGGTCGCTTCTTAAACGCTCTATTGTTGGCTCTTATCATAAAGTCAGCGTTAAACATCTCGATGCTTACCTTGACGAGTTAGAATGGCGATTTAATAACCGTGAGAACCCATATCTGTTTAGAGATACCCTATTGAAGCTAATCAATTCTGAGAACATTACTTATGAGAAATTGACTACATAA
- a CDS encoding NifU family protein has translation MREKIEAAIDRVRPALQADGGDVELIEVKDGVVSVRLTGACGGCPMATMTLKNGIERIIREEVPEVKEVVAV, from the coding sequence ATGCGAGAAAAAATAGAAGCAGCGATTGACCGTGTAAGACCCGCTCTGCAGGCCGATGGTGGCGATGTGGAATTGATCGAGGTAAAGGATGGGGTGGTCTCGGTTAGGCTAACCGGTGCCTGCGGCGGTTGCCCTATGGCAACGATGACCCTAAAGAACGGGATCGAGCGCATTATCAGGGAAGAAGTACCCGAGGTCAAAGAAGTAGTCGCGGTATAA
- a CDS encoding NifU family protein: MREKIEAAIDRVRPALQADGGNVELVEVEDGVVSVRLTGACGGCPMATMTLKNGIERIIREEVPEVKEVVAV, from the coding sequence ATGCGAGAAAAGATAGAAGCAGCGATTGACCGTGTAAGACCCGCTCTGCAGGCCGATGGTGGCAATGTGGAACTAGTCGAGGTAGAGGATGGGGTGGTCTCAGTAAGGCTAACCGGTGCCTGCGGCGGTTGCCCTATGGCAACGATGACCCTAAAGAACGGGATCGAGCGCATTATCAGGGAAGAAGTGCCTGAGGTCAAAGAAGTAGTCGCGGTATAA
- a CDS encoding DUF5679 domain-containing protein: MKCRTKREMKDAKSVTLKKGKPATQGLCPTCGTKMFRIGKC; the protein is encoded by the coding sequence ATGAAGTGTCGTACTAAAAGGGAAATGAAGGATGCCAAGAGTGTAACGCTGAAAAAAGGCAAGCCGGCAACCCAGGGTTTGTGTCCGACATGCGGCACTAAGATGTTCAGAATAGGGAAGTGTTAA
- the mscL gene encoding large-conductance mechanosensitive channel protein MscL produces MRKDFKEFIMRGNVVDMAVGIIIGAAFGVIVTSFVADIIMPPIGLALGNVDFSNLFAVLQEGDPLGPYASLADARAAGAVTINYGVFIMAIISFLIIAFAVFLLVRYINKMRRGAEVPEPENTKDCPYCLSKIAIEAKRCAYCTSELQGAS; encoded by the coding sequence ATGCGCAAGGATTTCAAAGAATTCATAATGCGTGGCAATGTGGTTGACATGGCGGTTGGGATAATAATCGGTGCGGCGTTTGGTGTCATAGTGACGTCATTTGTCGCGGATATCATTATGCCTCCTATTGGACTGGCACTCGGCAACGTTGATTTCAGCAACCTTTTCGCCGTTCTTCAAGAAGGGGATCCACTTGGACCCTATGCTTCTCTTGCCGACGCTAGGGCCGCCGGGGCAGTCACAATCAACTACGGTGTGTTTATTATGGCCATAATCAGCTTCCTCATAATTGCATTTGCTGTATTTCTTCTTGTCCGCTACATCAACAAGATGCGGAGGGGAGCTGAAGTACCGGAGCCGGAGAATACGAAAGACTGCCCTTACTGCCTGTCTAAAATCGCCATAGAGGCCAAACGGTGTGCATATTGCACATCCGAACTCCAGGGCGCCAGTTAG
- a CDS encoding molybdopterin-dependent oxidoreductase, giving the protein MRIFMAIVVILLCGAVAGTVMVVREIPRRGNIDNAEYLQSIEIKDYEGIDLSSIVDFWENSIKGPQYVDMDSYRLKVSGLVESPMSYTFDDVTNNHQNYKKVVTLHCVEGWSVTILWEGVLVRDLIQEAGASPNASVVIFHAYDGYTTSLPIEYIIDQDIIVAHKMNGVLLPPERGAPFQLVAESRWGYKWIKWITEIEISDNTDYKGFWEHRGYSNDANINDSFY; this is encoded by the coding sequence ATGAGAATCTTTATGGCCATTGTAGTTATACTTCTATGTGGTGCTGTCGCGGGGACAGTGATGGTTGTAAGGGAAATTCCAAGAAGGGGAAATATCGATAACGCAGAGTACCTTCAATCTATAGAGATTAAAGACTATGAAGGTATAGACCTTTCATCGATAGTCGATTTTTGGGAGAACTCAATAAAAGGCCCTCAGTACGTAGATATGGATAGTTACAGGCTTAAAGTTAGCGGCTTGGTAGAGAGCCCCATGAGCTATACTTTCGATGATGTTACCAATAACCACCAGAATTATAAAAAAGTAGTGACATTGCACTGCGTAGAAGGATGGAGTGTCACTATCCTATGGGAGGGTGTGCTTGTTAGAGACCTGATACAAGAGGCAGGAGCTTCTCCAAATGCAAGTGTAGTGATATTCCACGCATACGACGGATATACAACCTCTCTCCCTATCGAGTATATAATCGACCAGGATATAATCGTGGCACATAAAATGAATGGCGTTCTCCTTCCCCCTGAAAGGGGTGCTCCCTTTCAGCTTGTAGCCGAAAGTCGATGGGGATACAAATGGATAAAATGGATAACGGAAATCGAAATTTCGGATAATACCGATTACAAAGGCTTCTGGGAGCATCGGGGATACTCCAACGATGCAAATATAAATGATAGCTTTTATTAA